The following coding sequences lie in one Monomorium pharaonis isolate MP-MQ-018 chromosome 1, ASM1337386v2, whole genome shotgun sequence genomic window:
- the LOC105834047 gene encoding ras-related protein Rab-23, with the protein MREEELEISLKVVIVGNGAVGKSSMIQRFCKGTYTRDYKKTIGVDFLEREIEVDGEDVRLMLWDTAGQEEFDAITAAYYRGAHACVLAYSATDRDSFDAIPSWKLKVENECGEIPTVLVQNKIDLVDQSVIDPDEAERLGRALGCKLLRTSVKEDIGVMSVFRHLASRCLHEMRRSDDDYQDDLRLYSAEPRSPSVISAFSPDGSVCGRNAGNGTIILRPGGKTKSHKKRNFVKNACRLL; encoded by the exons ATGAGGGAGGAAGAGCTCGAGATATCACTCAAG GTGGTGATAGTGGGCAACGGCGCCGTGGGGAAGTCGTCGATGATTCAAAGGTTTTGCAAAGGTACATACACGAGGGACTACAAGAAGACGATCGGCGTCGACTTCTTGGAGCGTGAGATCGA AGTCGACGGTGAGGACGTAAGACTGATGCTATGGGATACTGCAGGACAGGAGGAATTCGATGCGATAACCGCGGCTTACTATCGCGGAGCTCATGCCTGTGTCCTCGCTTATTCGGCCACAGATAGAGATTCTTTCGATGCTATTCCATCATGGAAACTCAAG GTCGAAAACGAGTGCGGAGAAATACCCACGGTACTAgtgcaaaataaaatcgatCTCGTTGATCAGAGCGTGATCGATCC GGACGAAGCCGAAAGGCTCGGCCGCGCCTTAGGCTGCAAACTCTTGCGGACATCCGTGAAGGAGGATATCGGTGTGATGAGCGTTTTCCGACATTTGGCGTCACGATGTCTGCACGAGATGCGTCGCTCCGACGACGACTATCAAGACGATCTGAGATTATATTCCGCGGAGCCTAGATCTCCTTCTGTTATAA GTGCATTTAGTCCGGACGGGTCAGTGTGTGGTCGTAACGCCGGTAATGGAACGATAATCCTTCGGCCCGGCGGCAAAACGAAGAGTCATAAGAAAcgaaattttgtgaaaaatgcTTGTAGACTCTTGTAG
- the LOC105834045 gene encoding tyrosine-protein kinase Src42A isoform X3, whose amino-acid sequence MGNCFSSPTDVEKEKPDRIGNPSIEAVASQVSPVPTPPPDPIRPIPQIPDMDVATAKIFVALYDYDARTDEDLSFKKGEHLEIINDTQGDWWLAKSKRTRQEGYIPSNYVAKLKSIEAEPWYFRKIKRIEAEKKLLLPENDHGAFLIRDSESRHNDYSLSVRDGDTVKHYRIRQLDEGGFFIARRTTFRNLQDLVEHYSKDADGLCVNLCKPCVQVEKPVTEGLSHRTRDQWEIDRSSLKFLRKLGQGQFGEVWEGLWNNTTPVAIKTLKPGTMDPKDFLAEAQIMKKLRHAKLIQLYAVCTMEEPIYIITELMRNGSLLEYLQGKGRGLKLQQLIDMAAQIAAGMAYLESQNYIHRDLAARNVLVADGNVVKIADFGLARLIKEDEYEARIGARFPIKWTAPEAANYSKFSIKSDVWSFGILLTELVTYGRIPYPGMTNAEVLHQVEHGYRMPCPPGCPDTLYNIMLECWNKDPMKRPTFETLQWKLEDFFTMEGSEYKEASAY is encoded by the exons ATGGGGAACTGCTTCAGCAGCCCGACGGACGTGGAGAAGGAGAAGCCGGATCGGATCGGCAATCCCAGCATCGAGGCGGTCGCGTCGCAGGTGAGCCCGGTGCCGACGCCACCGCCGGACCCGATCAGGCCGATCCCACAGATCCCGGACATGGACGTCGCGACCGCCAAGATATTCGTCGCACTGTACGACTATGACGCCCGCACGGACGAGGATCTCAGCTTCAAGAAGGGCGAGCATCTCGAGATCATCAATGATACGCAGGGCGACTGGTGGCTGGCCAAGAGCAAGAGGACCAGGCAGGAGGGCTACATTCCCAGCAACTATGTCGCCAAGCTTAAGTCGATCGAGGCGGAACC ATGGTATTTCAGAAAGATTAAGCGAATCGAGGCCGAGAAGAAGTTGCTGCTGCCGGAAAATGATCACGGCGCGTTTCTGATAAGAGACTCCGAGAGCCGACACAACGATTACTCCCTTTCAG TGCGCGACGGTGATACGGTGAAGCACTACCGTATCCGTCAGCTGGACGAGGGCGGCTTCTTCATTGCCAGGCGAACCACGTTCAGGAATCTGCAGGACCTCGTAGAGCACTACAGCAAGGACGCGGACGGTCTGTGCGTCAACCTGTGCAAGCCTTGCGTACAG GTTGAGAAACCCGTAACCGAGGGCCTCAGTCATCGCACGCGGGACCAATGGGAGATCGACCGTTCGTCGCTGAAATTCCTAAGGAAGCTGGGACAGGGTCAGTTTGGCGAGGTGTGGGAAGGTTTATGGAATAACACTACTCCGGTGGCGATAAAGACGCTCAAGCCGGGCACCATGGACCCCAAGGACTTCCTCGCCGAGGCGCAAATCATGAAAAAACTCCGACATGCCAAACTGATACAATTGTACGCTGTGTGCACGATGGAGGAGCCGATCTATATCATTACAGAATTGATGAGGAATGGCAGTTTGCTGGAATATTTACAAG GAAAAGGTAGAGGCCTAAAACTGCAGCAATTGATCGACATGGCGGCGCAAATAGCCGCTGGTATGGCGTACTTGGAGTCGCAAAATTACATTCATCGAGACTTGGCTGCCCGCAATGTTCTCGTAGCGGATGGAAATGTCGTTAAGATCGCGGACTTTGGCTTGGCTAGGCTCATCAAAGAAGATGAATATGAGGCTAGAATAGGAGCGCGTTTCCCCATTAAGTGGACCGCCCCCGAAGCCGCCAATTACAGcaaatttagtattaaatcCGACGTATGGTCGTTTGGTATCCTCCTTACTGAATTGGTCACATACGGCAGAATACCTTATCCAG GTATGACGAACGCCGAGGTTCTTCATCAGGTAGAGCATGGCTATAGAATGCCATGTCCACCCGGCTGTCCTGACACTCTTTACAATATCATGCTGGAATGCTGGAACAAAGATCCTATGAAACGACCGACTTTCGAGACGCTTCAGTGGAAACTCGAGGACTTTTTCACTATGGAAGGTTCCGAGTACAAGGAAGCATCTGCGTATTGA
- the LOC105834045 gene encoding tyrosine-protein kinase Src42A isoform X2, translating into MGNCFSSPTDVEKEKPDRIGNPSIEAVASQVSPVPTPPPDPIRPIPQIPDMDVATAKIFVALYDYDARTDEDLSFKKGEHLEIINDTQGDWWLAKSKRTRQEGYIPSNYVAKLKSIEAEPWYFRKIKRIEAEKKLLLPENDHGAFLIRDSESRHNDYSLSVRDGDTVKHYRIRQLDEGGFFIARRTTFRNLQDLVEHYSKDADGLCVNLCKPCVQKPVTEGLSHRTRDQWEIDRSSLKFLRKLGQGQFGEVWEGLWNNTTPVAIKTLKPGTMDPKDFLAEAQIMKKLRHAKLIQLYAVCTMEEPIYIITELMRNGSLLEYLQGTQGKGRGLKLQQLIDMAAQIAAGMAYLESQNYIHRDLAARNVLVADGNVVKIADFGLARLIKEDEYEARIGARFPIKWTAPEAANYSKFSIKSDVWSFGILLTELVTYGRIPYPGMTNAEVLHQVEHGYRMPCPPGCPDTLYNIMLECWNKDPMKRPTFETLQWKLEDFFTMEGSEYKEASAY; encoded by the exons ATGGGGAACTGCTTCAGCAGCCCGACGGACGTGGAGAAGGAGAAGCCGGATCGGATCGGCAATCCCAGCATCGAGGCGGTCGCGTCGCAGGTGAGCCCGGTGCCGACGCCACCGCCGGACCCGATCAGGCCGATCCCACAGATCCCGGACATGGACGTCGCGACCGCCAAGATATTCGTCGCACTGTACGACTATGACGCCCGCACGGACGAGGATCTCAGCTTCAAGAAGGGCGAGCATCTCGAGATCATCAATGATACGCAGGGCGACTGGTGGCTGGCCAAGAGCAAGAGGACCAGGCAGGAGGGCTACATTCCCAGCAACTATGTCGCCAAGCTTAAGTCGATCGAGGCGGAACC ATGGTATTTCAGAAAGATTAAGCGAATCGAGGCCGAGAAGAAGTTGCTGCTGCCGGAAAATGATCACGGCGCGTTTCTGATAAGAGACTCCGAGAGCCGACACAACGATTACTCCCTTTCAG TGCGCGACGGTGATACGGTGAAGCACTACCGTATCCGTCAGCTGGACGAGGGCGGCTTCTTCATTGCCAGGCGAACCACGTTCAGGAATCTGCAGGACCTCGTAGAGCACTACAGCAAGGACGCGGACGGTCTGTGCGTCAACCTGTGCAAGCCTTGCGTACAG AAACCCGTAACCGAGGGCCTCAGTCATCGCACGCGGGACCAATGGGAGATCGACCGTTCGTCGCTGAAATTCCTAAGGAAGCTGGGACAGGGTCAGTTTGGCGAGGTGTGGGAAGGTTTATGGAATAACACTACTCCGGTGGCGATAAAGACGCTCAAGCCGGGCACCATGGACCCCAAGGACTTCCTCGCCGAGGCGCAAATCATGAAAAAACTCCGACATGCCAAACTGATACAATTGTACGCTGTGTGCACGATGGAGGAGCCGATCTATATCATTACAGAATTGATGAGGAATGGCAGTTTGCTGGAATATTTACAAGGTACGCAAG GAAAAGGTAGAGGCCTAAAACTGCAGCAATTGATCGACATGGCGGCGCAAATAGCCGCTGGTATGGCGTACTTGGAGTCGCAAAATTACATTCATCGAGACTTGGCTGCCCGCAATGTTCTCGTAGCGGATGGAAATGTCGTTAAGATCGCGGACTTTGGCTTGGCTAGGCTCATCAAAGAAGATGAATATGAGGCTAGAATAGGAGCGCGTTTCCCCATTAAGTGGACCGCCCCCGAAGCCGCCAATTACAGcaaatttagtattaaatcCGACGTATGGTCGTTTGGTATCCTCCTTACTGAATTGGTCACATACGGCAGAATACCTTATCCAG GTATGACGAACGCCGAGGTTCTTCATCAGGTAGAGCATGGCTATAGAATGCCATGTCCACCCGGCTGTCCTGACACTCTTTACAATATCATGCTGGAATGCTGGAACAAAGATCCTATGAAACGACCGACTTTCGAGACGCTTCAGTGGAAACTCGAGGACTTTTTCACTATGGAAGGTTCCGAGTACAAGGAAGCATCTGCGTATTGA
- the LOC105834045 gene encoding tyrosine-protein kinase Src42A isoform X1 — MGNCFSSPTDVEKEKPDRIGNPSIEAVASQVSPVPTPPPDPIRPIPQIPDMDVATAKIFVALYDYDARTDEDLSFKKGEHLEIINDTQGDWWLAKSKRTRQEGYIPSNYVAKLKSIEAEPWYFRKIKRIEAEKKLLLPENDHGAFLIRDSESRHNDYSLSVRDGDTVKHYRIRQLDEGGFFIARRTTFRNLQDLVEHYSKDADGLCVNLCKPCVQVEKPVTEGLSHRTRDQWEIDRSSLKFLRKLGQGQFGEVWEGLWNNTTPVAIKTLKPGTMDPKDFLAEAQIMKKLRHAKLIQLYAVCTMEEPIYIITELMRNGSLLEYLQGTQGKGRGLKLQQLIDMAAQIAAGMAYLESQNYIHRDLAARNVLVADGNVVKIADFGLARLIKEDEYEARIGARFPIKWTAPEAANYSKFSIKSDVWSFGILLTELVTYGRIPYPGMTNAEVLHQVEHGYRMPCPPGCPDTLYNIMLECWNKDPMKRPTFETLQWKLEDFFTMEGSEYKEASAY, encoded by the exons ATGGGGAACTGCTTCAGCAGCCCGACGGACGTGGAGAAGGAGAAGCCGGATCGGATCGGCAATCCCAGCATCGAGGCGGTCGCGTCGCAGGTGAGCCCGGTGCCGACGCCACCGCCGGACCCGATCAGGCCGATCCCACAGATCCCGGACATGGACGTCGCGACCGCCAAGATATTCGTCGCACTGTACGACTATGACGCCCGCACGGACGAGGATCTCAGCTTCAAGAAGGGCGAGCATCTCGAGATCATCAATGATACGCAGGGCGACTGGTGGCTGGCCAAGAGCAAGAGGACCAGGCAGGAGGGCTACATTCCCAGCAACTATGTCGCCAAGCTTAAGTCGATCGAGGCGGAACC ATGGTATTTCAGAAAGATTAAGCGAATCGAGGCCGAGAAGAAGTTGCTGCTGCCGGAAAATGATCACGGCGCGTTTCTGATAAGAGACTCCGAGAGCCGACACAACGATTACTCCCTTTCAG TGCGCGACGGTGATACGGTGAAGCACTACCGTATCCGTCAGCTGGACGAGGGCGGCTTCTTCATTGCCAGGCGAACCACGTTCAGGAATCTGCAGGACCTCGTAGAGCACTACAGCAAGGACGCGGACGGTCTGTGCGTCAACCTGTGCAAGCCTTGCGTACAG GTTGAGAAACCCGTAACCGAGGGCCTCAGTCATCGCACGCGGGACCAATGGGAGATCGACCGTTCGTCGCTGAAATTCCTAAGGAAGCTGGGACAGGGTCAGTTTGGCGAGGTGTGGGAAGGTTTATGGAATAACACTACTCCGGTGGCGATAAAGACGCTCAAGCCGGGCACCATGGACCCCAAGGACTTCCTCGCCGAGGCGCAAATCATGAAAAAACTCCGACATGCCAAACTGATACAATTGTACGCTGTGTGCACGATGGAGGAGCCGATCTATATCATTACAGAATTGATGAGGAATGGCAGTTTGCTGGAATATTTACAAGGTACGCAAG GAAAAGGTAGAGGCCTAAAACTGCAGCAATTGATCGACATGGCGGCGCAAATAGCCGCTGGTATGGCGTACTTGGAGTCGCAAAATTACATTCATCGAGACTTGGCTGCCCGCAATGTTCTCGTAGCGGATGGAAATGTCGTTAAGATCGCGGACTTTGGCTTGGCTAGGCTCATCAAAGAAGATGAATATGAGGCTAGAATAGGAGCGCGTTTCCCCATTAAGTGGACCGCCCCCGAAGCCGCCAATTACAGcaaatttagtattaaatcCGACGTATGGTCGTTTGGTATCCTCCTTACTGAATTGGTCACATACGGCAGAATACCTTATCCAG GTATGACGAACGCCGAGGTTCTTCATCAGGTAGAGCATGGCTATAGAATGCCATGTCCACCCGGCTGTCCTGACACTCTTTACAATATCATGCTGGAATGCTGGAACAAAGATCCTATGAAACGACCGACTTTCGAGACGCTTCAGTGGAAACTCGAGGACTTTTTCACTATGGAAGGTTCCGAGTACAAGGAAGCATCTGCGTATTGA